One genomic segment of Paenibacillus xylanexedens includes these proteins:
- a CDS encoding ammonium transporter — MTLETLSTGIDTVWVVLSAAMILLMEGGFALLEAGFVRYKNSVNIIMKVFADITIGTLLFYAIGFGLMYGSDVGGFAGVTGFFLNGDLSHLDVPVSLETFWLFQAAFTIAVISIVSGAVAERINFRAYLLYIILMTAIIYPIGGHWAWGGGWLSQLGMQDFAGSAVIHALGGFSALAAAIIIGPRKGKYTPLGVSAIALPSNLPLASVGAFLLWFGWFGFNAGSTLSATDVRIGHIAIVTMLSAASGGAVTLLYTLFRFNRSDAPSVINGSLAGLVGITAGCAFVGDVAAIFIGAVSGLLMMAATNWLDRRQIDDPVGAFPVHAASGMWGTIAVGLFATDGGLFMGGGWRLLGVQALGLTALVIWGFAMTWIGLKLIGKIVPVRSTEEEEDLGLDISYHGVMAAHQAHEFLDGEEHMRAYQEKSSEPNR, encoded by the coding sequence ATGACTTTGGAGACGTTAAGCACCGGGATTGATACGGTCTGGGTCGTACTGAGTGCAGCGATGATTTTATTGATGGAGGGTGGATTCGCCCTGCTCGAGGCTGGCTTTGTGCGTTATAAAAATAGTGTGAACATTATTATGAAGGTATTTGCTGACATTACGATTGGAACGTTGCTGTTCTATGCCATCGGTTTTGGACTGATGTATGGTTCGGACGTAGGCGGTTTTGCGGGAGTAACGGGATTTTTCCTGAATGGGGATTTGTCTCACCTGGACGTGCCAGTATCTCTGGAGACATTCTGGTTGTTCCAGGCTGCCTTTACCATTGCTGTTATTTCAATCGTTTCAGGAGCGGTAGCCGAGCGGATCAACTTCCGTGCCTACCTGTTGTATATCATATTGATGACGGCGATCATCTATCCAATTGGTGGACACTGGGCATGGGGCGGCGGCTGGCTTAGTCAGCTGGGGATGCAGGACTTTGCCGGTTCTGCTGTCATCCATGCACTCGGCGGATTCTCGGCACTGGCTGCTGCGATTATCATTGGCCCACGTAAAGGGAAGTACACGCCACTTGGCGTAAGTGCCATTGCACTCCCAAGCAATCTGCCACTGGCATCTGTAGGTGCATTTTTATTATGGTTCGGCTGGTTTGGCTTCAATGCGGGTAGTACACTCAGCGCGACGGATGTAAGAATTGGTCACATTGCCATTGTCACGATGTTATCTGCGGCTTCGGGTGGTGCAGTTACGCTGTTGTATACGTTATTCCGCTTCAATCGTTCAGATGCACCCTCGGTCATTAACGGTTCGCTTGCGGGACTGGTCGGTATTACGGCAGGCTGTGCTTTTGTTGGTGATGTAGCAGCGATATTCATTGGGGCAGTATCTGGCTTGTTGATGATGGCTGCCACTAACTGGCTGGACCGTCGGCAGATTGATGATCCAGTTGGTGCTTTCCCGGTGCATGCCGCATCAGGGATGTGGGGCACGATTGCTGTAGGTCTGTTTGCCACGGATGGTGGATTATTTATGGGCGGCGGCTGGAGGTTGCTGGGTGTTCAGGCACTTGGCCTTACAGCCCTGGTCATCTGGGGATTCGCCATGACCTGGATCGGGTTAAAGCTGATTGGCAAAATTGTGCCTGTGCGTTCGACAGAAGAAGAGGAAGATCTGGGTCTGGATATC